Genomic DNA from bacterium:
GCATCGTGTCCGACCTGGGCCTGGTGGACCCCCGCCGCGGGGACTTTCACCTCCGCTGGAACTCGCCGGCCCTGGACGCGGGCGATCCCGCCGCGCCCCTGGACTTCGACCTCACCCGCGCCGACGTCGGCTGGCGGGAGGTCTTCGCGTCAGTGGAGCTGTCAAGCACCCACGCGAAGCTGCCCGTGGGCTGGTACCTCATCCCGGAGCAGGGGGACATCACCGTCACCTACTCCGGCGCCATGCCGCCCGGCACCATCTTCCGCCTGGGGGCCGCCTCCCGCCTGACCATCGTGGGGCGTGCCCGGTCGGGACGCTTCCACATCGGTGCGCCGGACGGCGAGCGCAGCGCCTTCGTCGGGCTGACCCGTCTCGAGGTCCCGGACTTCGCCGAGGCCCTCACCCTGTCCGGCACCCGGGACGAAGAGCTGGTCCTGCGCGGCACCTTCTTCCATGGCCTTCCAACGCGTTTGGTGTTTGCCGCCTGTCGGCTGGAGTTCAGCCCTGCCACCTTCGCCTCGCAAAACTCCGTTCTTAGCGCCCTGGGCAATCCTGACACGCGGATTGAATTCGTCGATTGCACGGGAGAGCTTGCCGGATTCGACTTCCGCACAGCGCCCCTGCCGGCCTCCCAGGTCGCCCTGGTGCGCAGCGGCGTCCATCTGCGCCACTGCCACTTCGGGTTGCCCCGCGAACAGGCGGGCCATGCCCTGCTGGTGGACGGAAGTTTCCCGGGACGATCCATCGAGGTCACGGACTGCAGCTTCGCGGGCGGCAGTCCGACCTCGCCTTCCTTGAACCTGCAGGACACGGCGCTCAGGTTGGAGCGCAATCGCTTCGAAGAGTGCAGGTTCCGTGCCATCTCATCCTGTTCAAGTTTTTTGGATATGAGCCATCACGCCAACAATAGCTTTAAATCAGGAGTCTCTTCAGTCGCTTTTATTGAGCAATTAATATTTCTTCACAACTCAACGATAAGTATCAAAGACGGTGCAAACAACTTCATATACAACGGCGTCATGGACCTGCCCTTGTTCAGTTTCATCTCCCACCTGGGAGACGGGCCGACCACAGGCCAGGTGGCGCCGGACGCGACAAACTACACGGGCAATTTCTGGGGTAGCAGTTGCTCGACACCGGTTCAAGCCAAGGGTCGCATTCCTGCCTGGGCCGACCCGGGCGCGCCGCTGACCCGGTGCGACGACCCGATCGTCGGCCAAGGACGCCTTGGCGATGTCTCACACCCTGCCGCGCCGTGACGCTGCTGCGCTGAAGACACGGGAGAGGTCCATGCATGCACGCCCCCTCATCCTGCTGCTGGCCCTGGTCCCCACCTTGGCCCAGGGCCTGATCCGCGTCCCCCAGGACGTGGACTCCATCCAGACGGCACTCGGTTTAGCCATGGACGGAGACACGGTGGTGGTGGGCCCCGGCACCTGGCACGAGCAGTTGCACATCGGCTCGGGCCGTGTGACGCTGTGTTCCAACTACATCTTCAGCCAGGACAGTGCGGACATTGTGGCGACGGTGCTGGACGGACAGTTTGCCGGGACCATCCTGACGGTGGACATGGATCCAGCCAGTCACCTGGAGCTGAACGGCCTGACCATGACGCGGGGCCAAGGGGCCTATGATTCGGACACGGGAGATCGAACAGGTGGCGGAGTTGATTTCATTCATGCCGGATCCGTGTATCTGAATAATCTGGTCTTTCATAACAATCGCGCACCACGCGGAGGGTCAGCCCTATTTTACATTGACTTTCAGTACCCAAGCACATCACGTTTTGTATTGAACAATGTGAATTGCTTTGACAACATCTTTACAAATTCATATAATTCATCTTATAGCGCATTAAGTATATATTACGCTAAGACAATTAGCGCAAATCGACTTAGGATTTCGACGCAGGAACAGACGTTATATATTCAATATACATTGAGAGCGAGTGACTCATTATTGGTTGATGATTGTGCTTTTTCCGGATTGACTAGTATTAGATGCACACCGATAGAGTTGGCTGCATATGATTTGTATGGTATGAGTGAATATATGAAGCTTTCAAATGTCAGCATATCTAATAATGTTTTCAATGAAGGTGGTGGATTTGCATTTGTATTAGGTCATAATGGTTTAGCAGAATTGAAGAATATACATATGAGCAACAATGATTTTCCCAATGGAGGAATGCAATTTGAGTTGGGAAATTATGGAAGCTTCGTTGCAGACAGTATTTTCATATGCCACAACACATCTGCGAAGTCCTATGCCTTGTTCAACAGCATCATACCCGGCACCATGTCCAACCTCTTTGTCATCGGCAACCACATGGGCAGCCCGGGCCGCTTCACACCCACTTGGCCAGGCCAGAACGGCATAGTGAAGGATTTGAGTATCAATGGGGCCATCTACGCGGACAACGTGCTGGAGCGGTCGATGGCTCCACCCGGTCAGTACACCAGCGGGGGGCATTTGCTGCGTCTGGAGGGTCACGTGGCGGATTCCCTCTTCTACCGCAACATGCGTTTCATCAACAACCTGCACATTGATCCCGATGTGTATGACATGGCGGATGTTTATGCTGGGATTACTGACCCAAACTTCGGCAGGCTGATTGATGGAATTCATGATGTTCGTCCTCAGTATGTAGAGTTTGACTCATGTGATTTTATAGGAAATCGTCAGCCAAACATAATACCAGAAGTGGAGCCGGTGAACCTTCCAGGAGGAATGAACTATGTCGGCAGCAATGTAAACATTAATGGAGGAAGTAGTGTTATTGCGCGTGTAATACGAAATGTAAATCTGATCGACTGTGATGATGGAGGTATAGTGATTGGAAATAAAGGTGAGTTGATTGTTAGCAATATTAGAATCATTGATAACAGGCGAGCCGCATTAGCGCTTGGTTGCACTGACACGAACTTCACTGCAAAAATACGTAACATTCACATTTCTAATCTTCAACAACAAGAGTCTTATACTGCGTATCCATACATTAGTTGCTATCAAAACGCATTGTCATTTGTCATTAAATCAAATCAGTTGACAGAAGTGGCAAATATAACTGTCGATAATAGTACTCTTCCATTTATTGTTAGGAATTCCGCCACGCATCCAGGATTAGTCATCCGAAACAGCTTGTTCTTCAACAACGAATCGATTCTGTTCGAGAACCCCAATGGGCAGCCCGTCACTTATGAATACTGCCTGCTGCCAGAGGTGCGTCCAGGCTTTGGCAATTTGGTGGGAGTGGACCCCCTCTTCGACGACTTGCTGGGCTCACCTTGGCTCTCGCCGCTCTCCCCCTGCATCGACGCCGGTGATCCGGATCCCCGCTGGCATGATCGGGAGGACCCGGCCACCCCCGGCTTCGCCCTCTGGCCCAGCCAGGGCACGCTGCGCAATGACATGGGCTTCACGGGTGGGCCCCATGCCGCCCTCTACGACACCACCTGGACCCACCTTCCCACGTGGGAGCCGAAAGTGCGACCCCTGGTTTTTTCCCTGGGCGCGCCCTGGCCCAACCCCTTCAACCCAGTGGCCTGGGTTCCGGTCACCCTGGCCAGCCCGGCCGCATTCACCTTGGCCGTTTACAACTTGCTGGGGCAGCAAGTTGGCTTGCTCCATCAGGGTCCCATGCACGCCGGGACCCACGTCTTCCCCCTGGAGGCGCGCTCCTTGGCCAGCGGCACCTACATCGTCGTCATGACCTGCGCCGGCCGCGCGGAAAGCCGCGCCGTGACGCTGTTGCGCTGAAGCAGTGGTCGGTGCCCAGTGGTCAGTGGCCAGATGGTTGGTCAGACCTTGAAGCTGCCGCACCACCTCAGGTCGGGGAGCGCGGTGGGAGCGGGCAAGGGCGGGAAGGATCCTGTCTCAGTCGCCATCCCCCGAGCGCCAGTCCCCGCCGAAGACCTCGCCGTGCTGGTGAAGCAGCGTGCGCTCCTAGCTTTGGTGTCAGGCATCATGCCTGACACCGAAGCTGACACCAAAGCTAGTGCTTCAGTCGCCATCCCCCGAGCGCCAGTCCCCGTCGAAGGCCTCGCCGTGCTGATGAAGCAGCGTGCGCTCCTGGTGCCGGCGGCCCAGGCGGTGGTAAAGGAAGATGCCCAGGCCGCTGGAGGCGCCCGTCAGCGAGAAGAGCAGGAAGAAGGCGAGGATGGCCAGGCCCGTGTTGCGCGTGGGTTCGGCCAGCAGCCAGATGGCCGTGAACACCACCCAGGCGATGACGCTGCCCGTCATGAAGACTCCCCAGCCCACCAGCCAGCACCACCAGGGATGCCGCCGCCCGGGCGGCCGCCGCGCCGCCAGGGGATCCAGGGGATTCGTGCCCTCAGCCATCCCGACCCTCCCCGCCTGATCCGCGCCGCTGGCGCTTGATCTCGCCCCGCCGCCGCTTGTCCGCCAGGATGCTCTCCTGCACGCGCCGCAGCCGCTTCTGCCGCACCACCCGGGGCGCGCGGACGCGGGCCGCCGCCTCGAGGCGGCCTTGCAGGCGCGCGAGGGCCAGCTCCAGGTTCTGGTGCTGGCTGCGCGTCTCGTCGCAGACCACGCGCAGGCCGCTGGGCAGGTGGAGCAGATCCACCTTGCTCTCCGTCACGTTGCGGTGCTGGCCGCCCGGTCCCGAGCCGCGCGAGCGGCGCACCTGGCACCAGCGCAGCAGCTCCTGCAGATCCTCCCTCACCGCGGGCGGCCCTCCTCCAGCTGGCGCAGCAGCTCGGCCACGGCGGCCTCCAACTGCAGGTCGCGTCCCGCCAGCGCGCTGTCCGGCAGGTTGTCCACCAGGAGGTCCGGCTCCAGCTGGTGGTTCTCCAGGAAGGTGCCGTCCTCCGTGAGCAGGCCCACCTCGGGAATGCCGAAGACCAGGTCGCCGGGCAGGCCCTCCCACCACACGCTGGTGCCCGTGCCGGCCACGGGCATGCCCACCAGGCTGCCCAGGCCGCTGGCCCGGTAGGCGTAGGGGAAGCAGTGGGCGTCGCTGTAGTTGGCCTCGTTCATGAGCACGATGGAGGGCCGCAGCCAGAACTGCCAGGGCTCCTCGCCCAACACGTGGTCGTCCGGGCGCACCACGTTGCGGAAATAGCGCCGGCCGCCCAGGAAGGAGACCAGCTCGTTGGTGAGGTTGCCGCCTCCGTTGTGGCGGCTGTCCACCACCAGGGCCTCCGCGTCCGCATGGAGGCCCAGGGCCTCGCTGATGAGCCGGCGGTAGCTGCGGCCGTCCATGCTTTCCACGTGGACATAGCCCAGCCGGCCGCCGGAGAGGCGCTCCACCTCGGCGCGGTTGCGCGCCACCCAGCGCTCGTAGAGCAGGCGGCGACGCTCGCCCCAGCCCACGGCCTTGGCCTGCTGCTCGTACTCCCGCCCCTGCTCGTCGGCCAGACGCAGGAGGAGGCGCTGCCCCGCCCGCCGGTTGAGCGCCAACCAGCCGGCCTCCGGACGGCCCATGGCCGCGCCGTCCACCGCCAGCAGCCGGTGCCCGGGGCGGATGCGCGAGTCGCTGGCGTCGCAGGGGCCCTCCGCCACCACCTCGGCCACGCGCAGGCCGGGGCCTTCCCAGGCCGGGTCGAAGAGCAGGCCCAGGTCGGCGGTGGCGTCGCCCTGCTCGTCGCGGCCGACGTAGAAGCAGCCCGTGTGGGAGGCGTTGAGTTCCCCCAGCATTTCCGACAGGCATTCGGCGAAGTCCCGCGGGTGGTCGAGGGCGGGCAGGTGGCGGCGGTAGGTCTCGCGCAGGGCGTCCCAATCCACGCCGTGCAGGTCGGACTGGTAGAACTTCTCCCGCACCTGGCGCCAGATGTGGTCGAAGAGGTACTCCCACTCCTGGTCCTGGCGCAGGGTCATCTCGGGCCGCACGGCCAGGTCCTCCACTTCTTCCCCGCCCAGCTTGACCTGCAGCAGCCTTCCACCCTCGGCCAGGATGAAGAGGGCCTCCGCGGTGGCCCCCACGAAATGGCCATGGTCAAGTCCCAGCTCCGCCAGGCGGCGGGCCTCCCCCTTGCGCAGCTTGGTCTCATAGAGGTCGAAGCCCTTGGTGTGCCGCTCCAGGGTGTAGAGGGTCTCGCCGTCGCGGCTCAAGGTGAAATCCGCCAGCACGCTGGAGACCGTGGTCAATCGCCGGATGCGCCGCTCGGCGCCGGGCAGCTCCAGCACCACCCGGACGGAATCCTCCGCCGCCTCCTCTTTCGCCAGATCCCGCTCCTTGCCCTTGCGCTTGGCCTTCCTGCCCTTGTCCCCGTCCTCCTCGTTCTCCTTGGCCAGGCTGTCCGCCTCCTGCCTGGCCTCCCATTCCTCCTCGGACAGGCGGAACCACTCCAGCCCCTCCTTCGAGGTGGCCAGCAGGTAGACGTCTTCCTGGCCGCCCCAGCCGCCCTGGCTCTTCAGGCC
This window encodes:
- a CDS encoding LpqB family beta-propeller domain-containing protein, coding for MHSLMRRAAGAVLLPAALAMAAAGDPGPASWHRHPALSPDGRHIVFSSLGDLWVVAAAGGQARPLTRGEALETKPCWSPDGRMIAYASDRHGNFDVFVIPAEGGAERRLTMLSTHDTPWTFSEDGTRVLFSSGRSGLPASRAFPAGWPGEIHSVSVADGSTRAEPLLAAEDLSLDGRGWLYERVSAVEDDFRKRHQSSAARDIWWRRPDGSQVRATEWPGEDREPVWRPEGGFWFLSERGGSFNVFAGDAGGPARQLTRHEGEPVRSLSASRDGMLCYSQGGALWTLREGGEPRRLEVELKADRRAAHPQTLPLAGEISEARLSPDGTEMAFIARGEVFVASVKHGTTRRLTDTPEQERDLDWAPDGRSLAFSGERGNCWRIYRATLPRKEDRRFTQAAEVREELLVDGPEDCFQPRHSPDGKELAFLAKRTELRVVTLEGRAVRTVLPERLNYSYMDGDQSYEWSPDGKWFTFHYPDKGRWSSEVGVVSAAGGAVSNLTQSGFEDYEPRWAANGKAILYRTDRQGLKSQGGWGGQEDVYLLATSKEGLEWFRLSEEEWEARQEADSLAKENEEDGDKGRKAKRKGKERDLAKEEAAEDSVRVVLELPGAERRIRRLTTVSSVLADFTLSRDGETLYTLERHTKGFDLYETKLRKGEARRLAELGLDHGHFVGATAEALFILAEGGRLLQVKLGGEEVEDLAVRPEMTLRQDQEWEYLFDHIWRQVREKFYQSDLHGVDWDALRETYRRHLPALDHPRDFAECLSEMLGELNASHTGCFYVGRDEQGDATADLGLLFDPAWEGPGLRVAEVVAEGPCDASDSRIRPGHRLLAVDGAAMGRPEAGWLALNRRAGQRLLLRLADEQGREYEQQAKAVGWGERRRLLYERWVARNRAEVERLSGGRLGYVHVESMDGRSYRRLISEALGLHADAEALVVDSRHNGGGNLTNELVSFLGGRRYFRNVVRPDDHVLGEEPWQFWLRPSIVLMNEANYSDAHCFPYAYRASGLGSLVGMPVAGTGTSVWWEGLPGDLVFGIPEVGLLTEDGTFLENHQLEPDLLVDNLPDSALAGRDLQLEAAVAELLRQLEEGRPR
- a CDS encoding peptide chain release factor-like protein yields the protein MREDLQELLRWCQVRRSRGSGPGGQHRNVTESKVDLLHLPSGLRVVCDETRSQHQNLELALARLQGRLEAAARVRAPRVVRQKRLRRVQESILADKRRRGEIKRQRRGSGGEGRDG